In Ruania zhangjianzhongii, the following proteins share a genomic window:
- a CDS encoding 2-dehydro-3-deoxy-6-phosphogalactonate aldolase — translation MTREPTGLVAILRGLRPERAAEVGAALVGAGLTTLEVPLNSPDPLRSITILREQLGDRALVGAGTVLDPAAVDAAVEAGAQLIVCPHTDPDVVAEAVASGVPVYPGVATVSEAFTAIRHGARAVKIFPADQVGLAAVRAWGAVLPPEVELVPVGGVSAGQLGDWVAAGATGFGIGSALFTPDVPAELLTQRANELVTAWASVADRLRPPPDLAPVSD, via the coding sequence ATGACCCGAGAACCGACCGGACTGGTAGCGATCCTGCGCGGGCTGCGGCCCGAGCGTGCCGCGGAGGTGGGTGCAGCGCTGGTCGGCGCCGGGCTGACCACTCTCGAGGTGCCGCTGAACTCCCCCGACCCGCTGCGCAGTATCACGATCCTGCGCGAGCAGCTGGGCGATCGCGCTCTGGTGGGCGCGGGAACGGTACTCGACCCGGCCGCCGTGGATGCAGCCGTCGAGGCTGGCGCGCAGTTGATCGTCTGCCCGCACACCGATCCGGACGTAGTAGCCGAAGCGGTCGCCTCCGGGGTGCCGGTCTACCCCGGCGTAGCGACAGTGTCCGAGGCCTTCACCGCGATCCGGCACGGCGCCCGGGCGGTGAAGATCTTTCCGGCCGACCAGGTCGGCCTCGCCGCGGTGCGAGCCTGGGGCGCCGTGCTCCCGCCGGAGGTGGAACTGGTTCCGGTCGGCGGGGTGTCCGCCGGTCAGCTCGGAGACTGGGTGGCGGCCGGCGCCACCGGATTCGGCATCGGCAGCGCGCTGTTCACCCCAGACGTGCCGGCCGAGCTGCTGACCCAGCGCGCCAACGAGCTGGTGACCGCCTGGGCATCGGTGGCCGACCGGCTGCGCCCGCCTCCGGATCTGGCGCCGGTCTCCGACTAG
- a CDS encoding DM13 domain-containing protein, translating to MRKSALTGAAFLALTLTLAACSGTSDDSMTDEPMTDEPTSSESMSEDMAGEETSDEDMSGEDMDGEDMSGEGMDGEDMSDEDMTAMSGMFESQDGMVTGSVEISETEIVLSDFSSGEAPDLRLYLTQGTDEAAVSEGVEIDAVAFDEESQTFDLDGVDVTAYDTVLIYSDEEGAVFGAAALS from the coding sequence ATGCGTAAGAGTGCACTCACCGGCGCAGCGTTCCTGGCCCTGACCTTGACGCTGGCCGCGTGCAGCGGAACCAGCGACGACTCGATGACCGACGAACCGATGACCGACGAACCGACGTCCAGCGAGTCGATGTCCGAGGACATGGCTGGCGAGGAGACGTCCGATGAGGACATGTCGGGTGAGGACATGGATGGTGAGGACATGTCGGGTGAGGGCATGGATGGTGAGGACATGTCGGACGAGGACATGACCGCGATGAGCGGGATGTTCGAGAGCCAGGACGGCATGGTCACCGGCTCGGTAGAGATCAGCGAGACCGAGATCGTGCTGAGTGACTTCTCCTCAGGCGAAGCGCCCGACCTGCGCCTCTACCTCACCCAGGGCACCGACGAGGCAGCCGTGTCCGAAGGGGTGGAGATCGACGCCGTCGCCTTCGACGAGGAGTCGCAGACGTTCGACCTCGACGGGGTGGACGTGACCGCGTACGACACTGTGCTGATCTACAGCGACGAGGAGGGTGCCGTGTTCGGTGCCGCTGCACTGTCCTGA
- a CDS encoding ABC transporter substrate-binding protein, producing the protein MTIRRSTLFTGAALLGASALVLTACSPGSSDDDGSGEGSTTVTFRLWDENAAAAYEETFAAFEEQNSDIDVEIETVPWANYWDRLPQDVGSGTMADIFWTNTSNFGLYVDNGNLLNISEEIGDDHDEWTQSVVDLYTRDGSLWGVPQLTDSIALFYNVDLLADAGIDPATLHWDPSGEEDTFLPAAQELTVDSNGATAAEDDFDPNSIDTYGFNAQNDLQAIYIDFLASNGGQYQDGDQYAFDSPEGVAAFQYLVDLINTHHVSPSAAETNANGDLARQLFVQGKMALFQSGQYSLPAMADAEFDWAIAPMVEGPQGRVGVVHGVAAVGNAATEHPEATVEVLRWLGSAEGQVPLGATGAAFPAAVEAQSSFTDYWEEQGVDTSEFIAAAERNAAAAPLGPRANAAANAMGPFFEQLFAGTLPVEDALQQAQQAANEAIAEE; encoded by the coding sequence ATGACGATTCGCAGATCTACGCTGTTCACCGGTGCCGCCCTGCTCGGCGCCTCCGCCCTGGTGCTCACCGCCTGTTCACCGGGCAGCTCCGATGACGACGGCAGCGGCGAGGGCAGCACCACGGTCACGTTCCGGCTCTGGGACGAGAACGCCGCCGCTGCCTACGAGGAGACGTTCGCGGCATTCGAGGAGCAGAACTCCGATATCGATGTCGAGATCGAAACGGTGCCGTGGGCGAACTACTGGGACCGACTGCCGCAGGACGTGGGGTCCGGCACGATGGCGGACATCTTCTGGACGAACACCTCCAACTTCGGCCTGTACGTGGACAACGGCAACCTGCTGAACATCTCCGAGGAGATCGGCGACGACCACGATGAGTGGACCCAGTCCGTGGTGGACCTCTACACCCGGGATGGGTCACTGTGGGGCGTGCCGCAGCTCACCGACTCGATCGCGCTGTTCTACAACGTGGACCTGCTCGCCGACGCCGGGATCGACCCGGCCACCCTGCACTGGGACCCCAGCGGCGAGGAGGACACGTTCCTGCCGGCGGCCCAGGAGCTGACCGTCGACAGCAATGGCGCCACGGCGGCGGAGGACGACTTCGATCCGAACAGCATCGACACCTACGGATTCAACGCGCAGAACGACCTGCAAGCCATCTACATCGACTTCCTTGCCTCCAACGGTGGGCAGTACCAGGACGGCGACCAGTACGCCTTCGACAGCCCGGAGGGTGTAGCCGCCTTCCAGTATCTGGTGGACCTGATCAACACCCACCACGTGAGCCCGTCGGCGGCGGAGACGAACGCCAACGGTGACCTTGCCCGGCAGCTCTTCGTCCAGGGCAAGATGGCTCTGTTCCAGTCCGGCCAGTACTCGCTACCGGCGATGGCCGACGCCGAGTTCGACTGGGCGATCGCGCCGATGGTCGAGGGGCCGCAGGGGCGCGTCGGTGTGGTGCACGGGGTTGCGGCCGTCGGCAACGCGGCCACCGAGCACCCCGAGGCCACAGTGGAGGTGCTGCGCTGGCTCGGTAGCGCCGAGGGTCAGGTGCCGCTCGGGGCGACCGGTGCCGCCTTCCCGGCAGCGGTGGAGGCACAGAGCTCCTTCACCGACTACTGGGAGGAGCAGGGGGTGGACACGTCGGAGTTCATCGCCGCCGCCGAACGGAACGCTGCGGCCGCACCACTGGGCCCCCGGGCCAATGCCGCCGCGAACGCCATGGGCCCGTTCTTCGAGCAGCTGTTCGCAGGCACCCTGCCGGTCGAGGATGCGCTGCAGCAGGCCCAACAGGCGGCGAACGAGGCGATCGCCGAGGAGTAA
- a CDS encoding 2-dehydro-3-deoxygalactonokinase yields the protein MRATESVALVALDWGTSSCRAYALDADGRLLDSRSAPLGILSVGTEPEAYARALTEIAGDWLSMAPPVLACGMVGSARGWQDAGYRKAPLHLTTLADPCYPPVVTAAGPAGPVHLVPGVRTDTGVMRGEETQLLGAVIAGLDADPLVLPGTHSKWAAPRHGRLTDFHTAMTGELYALLLAHGTLSQVAAPPGASDRDAFDGGARLGLERAPQGVLSLVFEARSRVLVGSLAAEQVRDYLSGLLIAAEISGALAWLPQAPKRVTLVGDEALCERYARVLALAGIAGTRPADDLALGGLVHLARRLHLLPEAGAVPAGAGADADERRSRR from the coding sequence ATGCGCGCAACAGAGTCGGTGGCCCTGGTGGCGCTGGACTGGGGGACGAGTTCGTGCCGGGCCTACGCACTTGACGCCGACGGCCGGCTGCTCGACTCGCGCAGCGCACCCCTGGGCATCCTGTCCGTCGGCACCGAGCCGGAGGCGTACGCCCGCGCGCTGACCGAGATCGCCGGCGACTGGCTGTCCATGGCGCCGCCGGTGCTCGCCTGCGGGATGGTGGGCAGTGCTCGCGGCTGGCAGGACGCCGGATACCGCAAGGCCCCGCTCCACCTGACCACGCTCGCCGACCCCTGCTACCCGCCGGTGGTCACCGCGGCCGGGCCTGCCGGACCGGTGCACCTGGTGCCCGGGGTGCGCACGGACACCGGAGTGATGCGGGGTGAGGAGACCCAACTGCTCGGTGCCGTGATCGCCGGCCTGGACGCCGATCCGTTGGTGCTGCCCGGCACGCACAGCAAGTGGGCGGCGCCGCGGCACGGCCGGTTGACTGATTTTCACACCGCGATGACCGGGGAGCTGTACGCACTGCTACTCGCCCACGGCACCCTCTCGCAGGTGGCTGCACCACCTGGTGCCTCAGATCGGGATGCGTTCGACGGCGGAGCTCGGCTCGGTCTGGAGCGCGCACCTCAGGGGGTGCTGAGCCTGGTCTTCGAGGCACGCTCCCGCGTGCTGGTGGGCTCCCTGGCGGCCGAGCAGGTGCGCGACTACCTCTCCGGGTTGCTGATCGCCGCCGAGATCAGCGGCGCGCTGGCGTGGTTGCCGCAGGCGCCGAAGCGGGTGACGCTGGTCGGGGACGAAGCGCTGTGCGAGCGGTACGCGCGCGTGCTCGCCCTGGCGGGGATCGCCGGCACCCGACCCGCCGACGATCTGGCCCTGGGCGGACTGGTGCACCTGGCCCGGAGGCTGCACCTACTGCCGGAAGCCGGAGCAGTGCCCGCGGGCGCCGGCGCCGACGCCGACGAACGAAGGAGCCGACGATGA
- a CDS encoding Arc family DNA-binding protein, producing the protein MDLNPYLNSLRQALGHAAGTSTPEVQEATERLAQSLEPALRLTLMELASDVAAEVTSRLDGAVVEVRLRGGLAELVVDQQAPTEQFAAPTSPEPPAPPLPPEPEDASHTRVTLRLPESVKARVDDAAASDGVSINSWLVRAVQKALITPGDAPAAARPTGSGRRMTGWVR; encoded by the coding sequence ATGGACCTGAACCCGTACCTCAACTCTCTACGTCAGGCGCTCGGCCACGCGGCCGGCACCTCGACCCCGGAGGTGCAGGAGGCCACCGAACGCCTCGCCCAATCGCTGGAACCGGCGCTGCGACTGACCCTGATGGAGCTGGCCTCCGACGTCGCGGCCGAGGTGACCTCCCGGCTGGACGGTGCAGTGGTGGAAGTGCGCCTCCGGGGCGGTCTGGCCGAGCTGGTGGTCGATCAACAGGCCCCGACCGAGCAGTTCGCAGCGCCCACATCACCTGAGCCACCTGCGCCACCCCTGCCGCCCGAGCCTGAGGATGCCTCCCACACCCGCGTGACGCTGCGGCTGCCGGAGTCGGTCAAGGCTCGCGTCGACGACGCTGCCGCCAGCGACGGCGTCTCCATCAACTCCTGGCTCGTACGAGCCGTACAGAAAGCCCTCATCACTCCCGGCGACGCCCCCGCGGCGGCCCGTCCGACTGGATCCGGCCGGCGGATGACCGGCTGGGTCCGCTGA
- a CDS encoding ABC transporter substrate-binding protein: MKTTTHRPTLARRRRTATVATLAAGVLALAGCAGSGSAEDSVALDYWLWDANQLPAYQSCVDAFEEANPDLQVRISQYGWDDYWRKLTASFVAGAGPDVFTDHLTRYPEFAERGLLLDLTTLEATADAEAAEFQEGLADLWVGQDGAQYGMPKDFDTIALFYDATLITEAGMSPEDLDDLDWNPEDGGSFEDAIAHLSVDANGVRGDEEGFDPENVAVYGLASNGSGGTDGQTQWSWLAGSTGWTFTDADVWGTEYNFDDPQLQASLEWLFGLVDKGFMAPYEEVGTEPNPQQALGSGRAALSANGSWMLPTYAGLDGIDLGIASLPSGPVGHPVSMYNGLGDSISSQSEHPEEAARLVDFLGSDECQTIVGEAGVVFPARPAGTEAARQAFADQGLDVSPFLDLVENQNTLFFPVTQSYGSITALVTPIMDEIYIGSRDVATLTEVNEQVNDMLG, from the coding sequence ATGAAGACCACGACACATCGACCGACTCTCGCCCGCCGCCGCCGCACGGCGACCGTGGCCACCCTCGCCGCTGGCGTGCTGGCGCTCGCAGGCTGTGCCGGCTCCGGCAGCGCGGAAGACTCCGTGGCGCTGGACTATTGGCTCTGGGATGCCAACCAGCTGCCGGCGTACCAGTCCTGCGTGGACGCCTTCGAGGAAGCGAACCCGGACCTGCAGGTGCGGATCAGCCAGTACGGCTGGGACGACTACTGGCGCAAGCTCACCGCCAGCTTCGTGGCTGGTGCCGGCCCGGACGTGTTCACCGACCATCTCACCCGCTACCCGGAGTTCGCCGAGCGCGGTCTGCTGCTCGACCTGACCACGCTCGAGGCCACCGCCGATGCGGAGGCCGCCGAATTCCAGGAGGGCCTGGCAGACCTCTGGGTGGGGCAGGACGGCGCGCAGTACGGGATGCCGAAGGACTTCGACACGATCGCGTTGTTCTACGACGCCACCCTGATCACCGAGGCCGGGATGAGCCCGGAGGACCTCGACGATCTGGACTGGAACCCCGAGGACGGCGGCTCGTTCGAGGACGCCATCGCCCACCTGAGCGTGGACGCGAACGGTGTGCGGGGTGACGAGGAAGGCTTCGACCCGGAGAACGTCGCCGTGTACGGGCTCGCCTCGAACGGGTCCGGCGGGACGGACGGGCAGACGCAGTGGTCCTGGCTTGCCGGCTCCACCGGCTGGACCTTCACCGACGCCGATGTGTGGGGCACCGAGTACAACTTCGACGACCCGCAGCTGCAGGCCTCGCTGGAGTGGCTCTTCGGTCTGGTGGACAAGGGATTCATGGCACCCTACGAAGAGGTCGGCACCGAGCCGAACCCGCAGCAGGCGCTCGGCTCCGGGCGCGCGGCGCTGTCCGCCAACGGGTCCTGGATGCTGCCCACCTACGCCGGTCTGGACGGCATCGACCTGGGCATCGCCTCGCTGCCGAGCGGACCGGTAGGACACCCGGTCTCGATGTACAACGGGCTCGGTGACTCGATCAGCTCCCAGTCCGAGCACCCGGAGGAAGCCGCCCGGCTGGTGGACTTCCTCGGGTCGGACGAGTGCCAGACAATCGTCGGGGAGGCCGGTGTGGTGTTCCCCGCCCGCCCGGCCGGTACCGAAGCGGCACGGCAGGCGTTCGCCGACCAGGGCCTGGACGTCTCCCCGTTCCTGGACCTGGTGGAGAACCAGAACACCTTGTTCTTCCCGGTGACGCAGTCCTACGGGTCGATCACCGCGCTGGTGACGCCGATCATGGACGAGATCTATATCGGCAGCCGGGACGTTGCCACCCTGACCGAGGTGAACGAGCAGGTGAACGACATGCTGGGGTGA
- a CDS encoding deoxyribonuclease IV, translated as MSLIGAHVGQSDPIAEARARGVNFAQIFIGDPQAWKGHEVNYPEGPAALKEAAAEAGITLVVHAPYVLNVATTNNRIRIPSRKLLQKQVDAAAEIGAIGVVVHGGHVLATDDEEIGFDNWRKAVDQLDAAVPIFIENTAGGKKAMARGVAKLTRLWEAVRSADGGDAVGFCLDTCHAYAGGEQLDGLVQRVLAATGRIDLVHANDSRDDFDSGADRHANLGQGSLPLDALAELIREAGAPVIVETPGGAAEQTSDIAWIRGRSD; from the coding sequence ATGTCACTGATCGGAGCACACGTCGGCCAGAGCGACCCGATCGCTGAAGCGCGGGCACGGGGGGTGAACTTCGCGCAGATCTTCATCGGGGATCCGCAGGCGTGGAAGGGGCACGAGGTCAATTACCCCGAGGGCCCGGCGGCGCTCAAGGAAGCGGCGGCCGAGGCGGGCATCACCCTGGTGGTGCATGCCCCGTATGTGCTGAACGTGGCCACGACAAACAACCGGATCCGCATCCCCAGCCGCAAGCTCCTGCAGAAGCAGGTCGATGCCGCCGCCGAGATCGGCGCGATCGGCGTGGTGGTGCACGGCGGGCACGTGCTGGCCACCGACGATGAGGAGATCGGCTTCGACAACTGGCGCAAGGCCGTGGACCAGTTGGACGCCGCAGTGCCGATCTTCATCGAGAACACCGCCGGCGGGAAGAAGGCCATGGCTCGCGGGGTGGCCAAGCTGACCCGACTCTGGGAGGCGGTACGCAGCGCCGACGGAGGGGACGCCGTCGGCTTCTGCCTCGATACCTGCCACGCCTACGCCGGGGGAGAGCAGCTCGACGGTCTGGTGCAGCGGGTGCTGGCGGCCACCGGTCGGATCGATCTGGTGCACGCCAACGACTCCCGGGACGACTTCGACTCCGGCGCTGACCGGCACGCCAACCTCGGCCAGGGCTCGCTCCCGCTGGACGCGCTGGCCGAGCTGATCCGCGAGGCAGGTGCGCCCGTGATCGTGGAGACCCCGGGCGGTGCCGCCGAGCAGACCAGTGATATCGCCTGGATCCGGGGGCGTAGTGACTGA
- a CDS encoding sensor histidine kinase, whose protein sequence is MMLSATDLLLVAAYTAACTAAITVLAVLTLRLNRRRSIRFQLAVVVLTVVAAIVSSTAVIAAQMYVSEHDLTVLLWVIGVAAVMSIPAALLTTRTARATISTLRTSVERVGQGDVVAADTGAWKELADVSTQLAETSEHLAAARAEIEQLDASRRELFAWISHDLRTPLTGISALAEALEEDQVTDPADYVRQIRAQVRAMSRLVDDLFALSQIHSGTLQLRREHVELLDIVSGAVADVAGPAATRGLTITPNAVAGHTLWADPHELNRVIVNLLMNSIRHAPPDSEILITATDGDGGGLLLSVLDAGEGVPPADLSRMFEVGWRENASRTPAVETDGTPGAGLGLAIVRGIVEAHGGSVSAEHAPDGFRLNVALPAEP, encoded by the coding sequence ATGATGCTCAGCGCAACGGACCTGCTCCTCGTGGCCGCGTACACGGCGGCCTGCACCGCGGCGATCACCGTGCTGGCGGTGCTGACGCTGCGGCTGAACCGGCGCCGGTCGATCCGCTTCCAGCTCGCCGTCGTCGTGCTGACCGTGGTCGCCGCGATCGTCTCCTCGACGGCGGTGATCGCCGCGCAGATGTACGTCTCCGAGCACGACCTGACCGTGCTGCTCTGGGTGATCGGCGTGGCTGCGGTGATGAGCATCCCGGCCGCACTGCTCACCACCCGGACCGCCCGGGCCACGATCAGCACGCTGCGCACCTCTGTCGAGCGGGTCGGTCAGGGGGACGTGGTGGCCGCGGACACCGGTGCGTGGAAGGAGCTAGCCGACGTCTCGACACAGCTCGCCGAGACCTCCGAGCACCTCGCGGCCGCGCGAGCGGAGATCGAGCAGCTGGACGCCTCTCGCCGCGAGCTGTTCGCCTGGATCTCCCACGACCTACGCACACCCCTCACCGGGATCAGCGCCCTGGCCGAAGCTCTCGAGGAAGACCAGGTCACAGACCCGGCCGACTACGTCCGGCAGATCCGCGCCCAGGTACGGGCGATGAGCCGCCTGGTCGACGACCTGTTCGCTCTGTCCCAGATCCACAGCGGCACACTCCAGTTGCGACGGGAGCACGTCGAACTCCTCGACATCGTCTCCGGCGCCGTCGCCGACGTGGCCGGGCCGGCCGCCACCCGGGGCCTCACGATCACGCCCAACGCCGTGGCGGGGCACACGCTCTGGGCCGACCCACACGAACTGAACCGGGTGATCGTCAATCTGCTGATGAACAGCATCCGGCATGCCCCACCAGATTCCGAGATCCTGATCACCGCGACCGACGGTGACGGCGGTGGGTTGCTGCTGTCCGTGCTGGACGCGGGCGAGGGCGTCCCGCCCGCTGACCTCAGCAGGATGTTCGAGGTCGGGTGGCGGGAGAACGCCTCACGGACACCGGCCGTCGAGACCGACGGGACGCCGGGAGCCGGGCTCGGCCTGGCGATCGTCCGCGGAATCGTGGAGGCTCATGGTGGCTCGGTCAGCGCCGAACACGCGCCGGATGGGTTCCGCCTCAACGTCGCCCTCCCAGCCGAACCCTAG
- a CDS encoding Gfo/Idh/MocA family protein: MATASPEPARRYALIGLSNRGVASFARPLLGVAGGTDAALGYGASADDFSAYGQLVAVLDVDRARAQAFAETILPPGHPEVLVYTPDQLQELFTATRPDAVIIASPDHTHADYIEAALAHGVDVISEKPMVATAAEAARVLTAEQASTATVQVTHNLRYTARHRRIKELLDAGAIGRVLHVALDYRVDVRHGASYFLRWNRTRAASGGLTIHKSTHHLDLIAWWLGQRADTVYAVGGRDYYGPEGAHRPSGATTAQVRAADPYYQAQLGSGTFPDDATGVRRGLFDLPYEVQYPAGADLYLYDEEIDIEDHVSALLTFDGGATAAYAVTFSSPWEGYRATITGTHGVIEVFTGRTPDGEHLPGSGELVLRPMFAPAEEIEVASAAGGHDGADPLMRRDLFAGPDEESVRLGLGASAVAGAFAVAAGEALWRSIAEQRIVSVPELLGR; encoded by the coding sequence ATGGCCACCGCCTCGCCGGAGCCTGCCCGCCGCTATGCCCTGATCGGCCTCTCGAACCGTGGGGTGGCCAGCTTCGCCCGCCCGCTCCTCGGGGTGGCCGGCGGCACCGACGCCGCGCTCGGTTACGGCGCCAGTGCTGACGACTTCTCGGCCTACGGGCAGCTGGTGGCGGTGCTGGACGTGGACCGTGCACGGGCGCAGGCCTTCGCCGAGACGATCCTGCCGCCGGGGCACCCGGAGGTGCTCGTCTACACCCCGGACCAGCTGCAAGAGCTGTTCACCGCCACCCGGCCGGACGCCGTCATCATCGCCTCCCCGGACCACACCCACGCCGACTACATCGAGGCGGCTCTGGCTCACGGTGTGGACGTCATCTCGGAGAAGCCGATGGTTGCCACAGCCGCCGAGGCTGCCCGGGTGCTCACCGCCGAGCAGGCCTCGACTGCCACGGTGCAGGTCACGCACAACCTGCGCTACACCGCCCGGCACCGCCGGATCAAGGAGTTGCTGGACGCCGGTGCAATCGGCAGGGTGCTGCACGTGGCGCTCGACTACCGGGTGGACGTGCGTCACGGTGCCAGCTACTTCCTGCGTTGGAACCGCACCCGGGCGGCCTCCGGCGGACTGACCATCCACAAGAGCACCCATCACCTGGACCTGATCGCCTGGTGGCTCGGCCAGCGTGCCGACACTGTCTATGCCGTCGGCGGCCGGGACTACTACGGGCCCGAGGGCGCACACCGCCCGAGTGGAGCGACCACTGCGCAGGTGCGCGCGGCCGACCCGTACTACCAGGCTCAGCTCGGGTCGGGCACGTTCCCTGACGATGCCACGGGAGTGCGCCGGGGGCTGTTCGACCTTCCCTACGAGGTGCAGTACCCGGCCGGTGCGGACCTGTATCTCTATGACGAGGAGATCGACATCGAGGACCACGTGAGTGCGTTGCTCACGTTCGACGGCGGAGCCACCGCGGCCTACGCCGTCACCTTCTCCTCCCCGTGGGAGGGCTACCGGGCCACGATCACCGGGACGCACGGGGTGATCGAGGTGTTCACCGGACGGACTCCGGACGGGGAACACCTACCCGGTTCCGGTGAGCTGGTGCTCCGGCCGATGTTCGCACCGGCAGAGGAGATCGAGGTGGCCAGTGCCGCAGGAGGGCACGACGGTGCCGACCCGCTGATGCGCCGCGACCTGTTCGCCGGGCCGGACGAGGAGTCGGTGCGCCTCGGCCTCGGCGCAAGTGCGGTGGCGGGAGCCTTCGCGGTGGCGGCGGGTGAGGCGCTCTGGCGCTCGATCGCCGAGCAACGGATCGTGTCCGTGCCCGAGCTGCTTGGCCGCTGA
- a CDS encoding carbohydrate ABC transporter permease: MSETTVATRPDEAGTTSAHSVPPRRRRRPSVGRIVAWVVMVVLLIITLFPFYWMLRTALSSNSALYAEASSWLPVDFSWGGFERVFGLQSTEEAIAQGGSGASIDFWRYLGNSVVVATGITACQVFFSAMAAYAFSRLHWKGRDRVFAIFLLSLMVPVIFTLLPNFLLIRELGLIDTLFGIMLPGLFMTPFAIFFLRQFFMNVPLEVEEAALIDGASKVRVFFSLIIPMSAGPIATISILTYITAWNDYFWPLMVSYSDESRVLTVALGNFNEQSPQTGPDWSGLMAATLVAALPMILLFLVFARRIVNSIGFTGIK, encoded by the coding sequence ATGAGTGAAACCACCGTTGCCACCAGGCCCGATGAGGCCGGCACGACCTCTGCCCACTCGGTGCCACCTCGACGTCGCCGGCGCCCGAGCGTGGGCCGGATCGTGGCCTGGGTGGTGATGGTCGTGCTGCTGATCATCACCTTGTTCCCGTTCTACTGGATGCTGCGCACTGCGCTCTCCAGCAACAGCGCCCTGTACGCCGAGGCGAGCTCCTGGCTGCCGGTGGACTTCAGCTGGGGCGGCTTCGAACGCGTCTTCGGGCTGCAGAGCACCGAGGAGGCGATTGCCCAGGGGGGATCCGGAGCCTCGATCGACTTCTGGCGCTACCTCGGTAACTCGGTGGTCGTGGCCACCGGGATCACCGCGTGCCAGGTGTTCTTCTCGGCGATGGCCGCCTACGCCTTCTCCCGGCTGCACTGGAAGGGGCGGGACCGAGTGTTCGCCATCTTCCTGCTCTCATTGATGGTGCCGGTGATCTTCACCCTGCTGCCGAACTTCCTGCTGATCCGCGAGCTGGGCCTGATCGACACCCTGTTCGGGATCATGCTGCCGGGCCTGTTCATGACCCCGTTCGCGATCTTCTTCCTGCGGCAGTTCTTCATGAACGTCCCTCTCGAGGTCGAGGAGGCGGCGCTGATCGACGGCGCCAGCAAGGTGCGGGTGTTCTTCTCCCTGATCATCCCGATGTCGGCAGGCCCGATCGCCACGATCTCGATCCTGACCTACATCACCGCCTGGAACGACTACTTCTGGCCGCTGATGGTCTCCTACTCCGATGAGTCCCGGGTGCTGACCGTAGCCCTGGGCAACTTCAACGAACAGAGCCCGCAGACCGGACCCGACTGGTCCGGGCTGATGGCCGCAACGCTGGTGGCGGCACTGCCGATGATCCTGCTGTTCCTGGTCTTCGCGAGACGGATCGTCAACTCCATCGGCTTTACCGGGATCAAGTGA
- a CDS encoding response regulator transcription factor, which produces MANRVEVMLVEDDATVLNVVTDYLRRRDYSVSAFTDGLSAQRALRTTRPDVLVLDRMLPGVGGDELCREVREQSPQTPILMLTALDSVDERIDGLTRGADDYMAKPFVLRELQLRIDAMVRRSRAVHVTPAPFVLGPFRVDPAHRRIWLAEQEMTLTSREYELFLFLLQNPDRILTREDLIREVWGWNFGEPSTVTVHVRRLREKIEPEPRFPRYLLTEWGRGYRFTVTPPP; this is translated from the coding sequence ATGGCGAACCGGGTCGAGGTGATGCTGGTGGAGGACGATGCCACCGTGCTGAACGTGGTCACCGACTACCTGCGTCGGCGGGACTACTCGGTCAGCGCCTTTACCGACGGCCTGAGCGCGCAGCGAGCGTTGCGTACCACGCGCCCGGACGTGCTGGTCCTGGACCGGATGCTGCCCGGCGTCGGCGGTGACGAACTCTGCCGGGAGGTGCGCGAGCAGTCTCCACAGACGCCAATCCTCATGCTCACGGCGCTGGACTCGGTCGACGAACGTATCGACGGCCTGACCCGCGGTGCCGACGACTACATGGCGAAGCCGTTCGTGTTGCGCGAGCTGCAGCTGCGGATCGATGCGATGGTGCGGCGCAGCCGGGCGGTGCACGTGACGCCAGCACCGTTCGTTCTGGGCCCCTTCCGGGTGGACCCGGCACATCGGCGAATCTGGCTGGCGGAACAGGAGATGACGCTCACCAGCCGCGAGTACGAGCTGTTCTTGTTCCTGCTGCAGAACCCGGACCGGATCCTCACCCGCGAGGATCTGATCCGCGAGGTGTGGGGATGGAACTTCGGGGAGCCATCGACAGTCACCGTGCACGTGCGCCGACTGCGGGAGAAGATCGAACCTGAGCCGCGGTTTCCTCGCTACCTGCTCACCGAGTGGGGCCGGGGCTACCGCTTCACCGTGACACCCCCACCATGA